ATTCATTTGCCGTCCGACGACATTAATTGTAGAAAACACAGATACGCTGTTTACCGCAAACTATGAACAAGATCAAGAGATTCTCATTCCTGTTGCACACGGGGAAGGAAACTATGACTGTGATGATCAAACGCTAGAAAGGCTGAAAAACAATAATCAAATTGTATTTAAGTATAGAGGAAATATTAATGGCTCACGCGAACAAATTGCTGGGATCATTAATGAAAAAGGAAATGTACTAGGTATGATGCCACATCCTGAGCGTGCCGTTGAGGCTTTGCTTGGAAGTGACGATGGTCTAGAATTATTTCAATCAATTGTACGAAATTGGAGGGAAACTCATGTCGCTACTACTTGAGCCTACAGCAGAACGTGTAAAAGAAGAGAAACTATACTTGGAAATGGGTTTAACTGATGAGGAGTTTTCATTAGCAGAATCTATTTTAGGACGTACACCAAATTATACGGAAACAGGTTTGTTCTCTGTTATGTGGTCTGAACACTGTAGCTATAAAAATTCAAAGGTTTTATTACGCAAGTTTCCAACGGAAGGTGAGAAAGTCCTTCAAGGCCCAGGTGAAGGGGCTGGCATTATTGATATTGGTGATGAACAAGCGGTGGTATTTAAAGTCGAAAGTCATAATCATCCATCTGCGATTGAACCATATCAAGGAGCAGCAACTGGGGTAGGTGGAATCTTACGTGACGTCTTTTCCATGGGAGCTCGTCCAATTTCGATACTGAACTCATTACGTTTTGGAGAATTAACTTCTCCTCGTGTACGTTATTTATTTGAAGAAGTCGTTGCTGGGATTGCTGGGTACGGAAACTGCATCGGTGTACCGACTGTTGGGGGAGAAGTCCAATTCGACCCTTGCTATGAGGGGAATCCCCTCGTTAATGCGATGTGCGTTGGCTTAATTGATCATAAAGATATCCAAAAAGGCCAAGCAAAAGGTGTGGGAAATACGGTAATGTATGTCGGAGCAAGTACAGGACGTGACGGGATTCACGGGGCAACGTTTGCATCTGAAGAGTTGAGCGAGAATTCAGATGAGAAGCGTCCAGCCGTCCAAGTTGGCGACCCATTTATGGAGAAACTACTTCTTGAAGCATGCCTTGAACTCATTCAATCTGATGCTCTTGTAGGGATTCAAGATATGGGAGCAGCAGGCTTAACATCGTCGTCAGCTGAAATGGCAAGCAAAGCCGGCTCTGGGATTGAGATGAATCTCGATCTTGTGCCACAACGTGAAAAAGGGATGACCCCTTATGAGATGATGCTCTCAGAATCACAAGAGCGTATGTTGATTGTGGTGAAAAAAGGGCAAGAACAAGAAATCAAAGAAATCGTTGACCGTTGGGGATTATTGTCAGCAGAGGTAGGAACCGTAACCGACGATAAGCAGCTACGTTTGCTTCACAATGGAGAAGTGGTAGCAGATGTACCAGTAGATGCCCTAGCTGAAGAGGCGCCTGTCTATCATAAGCCTTCAGCCGTTCCGACGTATTATAAAGAATTTCAGGAACAAAAGCAGTGGGTTCCAACCATTGCAGATACCAAAGATACATTGCTTCAACTTCTCGCCCAACCAACGATTGCAAGCAAAGAGTGGGTGTATAACCAGTACGATTATATGGTTCAAACAAATACGGTTGTGACACCTGGTTCAGATGCTGCTGTTGTACGCATTCGCGGAACACGAAAAGCACTGGCGATGACCACAGATTGTAATTCACGATATCTCTATCTAGATCCAGAAGTAGGTGGGCAGATTGCAGTCGCTGAAGCTGCACGTAATATTGTTTGCTCAGGTGCAACGCCGCTTGGATTAACAGATGGGTTGAACTATGGCAGTCCAGATAAACCAGAAATCTTCTGGCAACTTGAGAAATCAACCGATGGAATGAGTGAAGCATGTCGTGTATTAGAGACACCGGTCATTGGCGGTAATGTCTCTCTTTACAACGAAACAAATGGTGTCGCGGTGTACCCAACACCAGTCATAGGCATGGTTGGCTTGATTGAAGATCTTGATCATATTACGACACAGACATTTAAACAAGCTGGTGACTTGATCTACATGATCGGTCAAACGAAACCTGAATTTGGCGGTAGTGAGCTTCAGAAGATGATGAACGGTTCCATTTCAGGAAAAGCACCGACACTCGATTTATCTGTAGAGAAGAAGCATCAATCTATGCTTCTTGCAGCAATCAAAGCTGGTTTCATTCAATCTGCCCATGATGTCGCTGAAGGGGGAGTAGCTGTTGCTTTAGCAGAAAGCATCATCAACACCGAGCTTGGCGCAACAGTAAAGTTAGACAGTGAGTCTAGCGCAGAGTGGTTTGCAGAATCCCAATCACGATTTATTGTTTCGGTAAAGCCTGAAGACCAAGCTCAATTTGAACAAA
Above is a genomic segment from Bacillus sp. FJAT-45037 containing:
- the purQ gene encoding phosphoribosylformylglycinamidine synthase subunit PurQ, whose amino-acid sequence is MKFAVIVFPGSNCDADMYHAAKDVLGAEVEYVWHNATSLDSFDGILLPGGFSHGDYLRSGAIARFAPIMKAVIEAANAGIPILGVCNGFQILLEAGLLPGAMKRNDQLKFICRPTTLIVENTDTLFTANYEQDQEILIPVAHGEGNYDCDDQTLERLKNNNQIVFKYRGNINGSREQIAGIINEKGNVLGMMPHPERAVEALLGSDDGLELFQSIVRNWRETHVATT
- the purL gene encoding phosphoribosylformylglycinamidine synthase subunit PurL, which encodes MSLLLEPTAERVKEEKLYLEMGLTDEEFSLAESILGRTPNYTETGLFSVMWSEHCSYKNSKVLLRKFPTEGEKVLQGPGEGAGIIDIGDEQAVVFKVESHNHPSAIEPYQGAATGVGGILRDVFSMGARPISILNSLRFGELTSPRVRYLFEEVVAGIAGYGNCIGVPTVGGEVQFDPCYEGNPLVNAMCVGLIDHKDIQKGQAKGVGNTVMYVGASTGRDGIHGATFASEELSENSDEKRPAVQVGDPFMEKLLLEACLELIQSDALVGIQDMGAAGLTSSSAEMASKAGSGIEMNLDLVPQREKGMTPYEMMLSESQERMLIVVKKGQEQEIKEIVDRWGLLSAEVGTVTDDKQLRLLHNGEVVADVPVDALAEEAPVYHKPSAVPTYYKEFQEQKQWVPTIADTKDTLLQLLAQPTIASKEWVYNQYDYMVQTNTVVTPGSDAAVVRIRGTRKALAMTTDCNSRYLYLDPEVGGQIAVAEAARNIVCSGATPLGLTDGLNYGSPDKPEIFWQLEKSTDGMSEACRVLETPVIGGNVSLYNETNGVAVYPTPVIGMVGLIEDLDHITTQTFKQAGDLIYMIGQTKPEFGGSELQKMMNGSISGKAPTLDLSVEKKHQSMLLAAIKAGFIQSAHDVAEGGVAVALAESIINTELGATVKLDSESSAEWFAESQSRFIVSVKPEDQAQFEQMVEATLLGEVTGQDTLIVSTIDGQVEMHARRDEMTKAWKGAIPCLLKSKA